The Bacteroidota bacterium region CAAAAGATAGTTGAACATTTGATATTGCCGTTGCATTGGGATTCGTAACCACTATAGGCAATACATAACTATACGCCAAATTCGATTGAGAGAATGAAGAAAATTGTATTAATAGAAAAAATAAAACTGACAGTGTAACAGATTTTTTATAGCCACTTGTATTAAACATACTGTATTGTTTTTGTGTACAAATGTATACCCAATTGAATCATCTGTCGAAGTTAAATAGGCGATAATTTAATTTTCTAACGACCATATTGAATTATATATGTATTGACTTACAGAATCTTACAAGCGCTTTATTAATGATTCAATTATTATATTTCATACAATCATTTGGCTATTTTACCTAATTCATAAATGTATATAAAATTGCCTTCGACAGAATTTATCCAAACCCTAACCACAGTGGCATAGAAAAAAATTCCATCGAAGGTTTTTATTGAATTATAAAAAGACTACTTAATTTCTGTTAAATCCCACTTCTTCATTCCTTTTACTTTTACAACTACAGGAAAGTCAGGATTATCTAGTATCCATAGCTCATCGCCAAAAGTATTGTAAGTACAAGTAATTACAGGCACATCTTTCGCCTTACCAGCAATTTTAATAGAAGTTTTTATATTTCCTGTTGGCTTTAATTTGTCCGTTAGCATGTTGCAGCCCTCTCTGATATCAGCCTCTGAGCCTGCTTTTATGAGCGTGTATATATTTTTGCTAACCATGTATCCAGGTAAAAAATCATAACAATTTACATCTCCGCTTTGAGGAAAAGGCAATTCAAAAGTGTGGTTTAATGCTTCCTTTTGTGCTTTTTCGGAAACAACGTAAACACCTTTGTCATTGTATTCATTTTGAGTACTCCAATTAATAATAATGGGTTTTACTGATGTTAGAACAGCGGTGTGTACAACAGGTTTACTTGCATAATCAATGTTATAAACCAGTACAGAGCTTTGTTTAATTTGTGCTCGTAAATGATTTATGTTTAAACCCATAAATAGTAGTGCAATGTAAATAAGTGCAGTTTTTGTTTTCATGTTTCTTTAAGTTTAAAGTTGTAAAGTTTGAAGGTTTAGAAAGTTTATTTTTTGTCGAGAAGTCGAGAAGTCTACTAGTCGGTTAGTTCTTTAGTTTTTTTACCTGACCCACAGACTAACCGACCAAATGACTTTTTAACTAATTCTTAATTAATTTTTTGATCTCTTTAGTTTCATTTGAGATAACCTCTACAAAGTACATTCCTGCAGGTAGTTCAGAGATGTTTAGTTTTGTTTCGGCTTCTGTTACAGCAATTGTTCTTACTGCTATACCATTGTAGTTATAGATAGTAATTACTGCACTTTCTGTTAGTGTAGTTTTTACAGTAAGGTCTTCTGTTGCAGGGTTAGGATATACTGCTACCCCTAAGGAAGATACTTCAGATGAAACTGTTTTGTATTTGTTGCTGTAGTTTTCATCTGCTTGTTCTTCTGGCGATAATGCACTACCAGATAAGCTATAGCATAGCGTAACATCACTATAATTTTTAGTTACCTTAAAAGTAGATGTAGGTGCATTCACTAAATATTTAAATGTTCCTATTGTGTAAATGCCGGTTACATATACATTATTTTTATGTGCTATAATTAATGGTGCTGCCACATACCCAACTGCAGCCGAAGTGGCTTTTATTCTATTTTTCCACACTTGTGTAAAAGCGTGTGTTTGGGGATTACTTCTAAGTTTAATGATGTATAAATCTTTTACATCGTTTCCTGCGAAATATATATTGTTCTTTGAATCAATATAGAAATCATTTCCATTTGCTGAGGATATAGATGGTCTTAGATCGGTAAATAAGGATTTACTGTTACCCATTTTATCGAATTTAGCTAAGAATATAGTGGCTTTGGTACTGCTAGCTATTACTTGTGCATTGGGGGCGAAAGTGATTTTTAGTGTGCTCTCGTACGATCCCAACAAGCCGCCTAAATAGATGTTCCCTAATTTATCAACCAACGTATTGCATTCAAAACCTACATTAAACATTTTGCTCCACGCTAATTGCAAGTTGGGTTGATATTTAAGTAATACAGTATTATATGGCTCTGTATTGCCTGTAGGAATTGTTATTGATTGAACACCTGCTTGTTTAGCATCCAAATCTGCTTTTGCAGCAGTATTACCTTTGTGGTAAATAGCATTGATTACAACGTTTTTACCGGCATCCATAACTAGATTTCTTACAACAACAGTATTGCCATTGCCCTCAATTTTGTTATGTGAGATATAATTTAAATTTGCATCGAGTTTTACAATTGCAACATCACCTTCTTTAAATTGTACGTTTTGGCTTACAACTCCAGGATTTAAATCATATGATTGAGTAGAACTACTGTACGTTTCATTGTTAAAAGCTACAACAGGAGATCCGTTTACATCAACACCCAAACCGGCAACATAACTATAGTTTCCAGGGGTAGCGGTGGTTGGTTTAATAAACGCAGCCTTTAATAGTTTTCCTGTTCCCTCAATTTTGAAGATAAAAATATCGTTTGCCACAGACTCTTGCTCAGGAGTTGGTGCCGTATTTTTAGAATTGAACGTAGATGTACCGTATGTCATTTTACCAATGAATCGGCCTACAGCATACAACCCCTTTTGATTGCCAATTGGAATTACCTGGTCTAAGTACACAAAGCCACTTGATGATATTAATTTTAATTCATTTGCCCATACATAGGCTCCGTTTGCAGCGTTGTATGAGGCAATTACAATCCCTTTTTTAATTGCTTTTGCTACCCCCGGATTATAATCAATTGTTTGGGGTTGTTCCATCTCATCTAGGTGGCTAAAACGATATAGCTGATTACTTAATGTATCCAATACTCCATTCGTAAAGCCTGTGGTAACTTCATCTGAAGAAGGATCAAAATAGCTAAACGGAGATTCTTGCATATTAGTCCTCCATTTAACAGTGGCCTGTGCATTAATGGTTGTATAGCTCATTGCTGTTAGGGCTAATGATGCTATGATTTTTGTTTTTGTTTTCATGTTGTCTCCTTATGGTTTAGTTTTATTGCTGCAAATATATCTTTAGATGTACGGGGAAATACCATTGACGTTGGCAGGGAAGAGATTTTTACAACCTACTGTTGCTTTTTGTATTGAATTTCAGTATATTACACTTCGTAATATGACATCATATAAGTTGCAAAATGACATTATACCAACAAATAAAAAAATTATCCGAGGGGCAATTAAGGCAACTAGAACGGCTTTTTGTAAACTCTCCTAAAAGCTTAGCTATTTTGCATTTAATCATAAAAAGCAAGAACACGCTTTTGAATAAGGATATAATCAATAACGTATATACCGAAGAAATTGCTTTAAAGGGGTTTAAAATAGCAGAGAATAATTTTTTTAAACTGAAAGCAAGAATAGAGCAAACTATCAATTCTATAGATACTCCAGATTCGGTAGTTCAGAATGCGGATCTATTTTTATACAATTTAAAACACACAACACTATATGATAAGAAGTGGACTGCTATTCAAGATCAACTAAAGAAACTAGAACAATTTTTCGAAAATAATTTTATAATTGAAAAGCAGTTTTTATTGTATGAAACCATTCTTCATAAAAAAAGAGAGTTAAGCATCAACATTGATGCCACTGAATTGAAAAAACAGGAGCGAGTTAAACGTTTATATGCCGATTTTCTTGACGCAAAAGAAGCAAGCATTTTAGGAGGGAGTTTTTACAATAAATATGGCAAAAATGCAGCAAATGATTATTTAGCAAAGCTCAAATACTTAACACAGAAACATAAAAGCAATATCCGCTTTAAGCTCATTTATAATTATGCCGCTTCTCGATTTAAATTAAATATTACAGTTTCCAATGCCAAAAACAAAGTTAATAAGCATATACAAACTATTAAACAAATTCACTCTGAATATCCATTAGTGCCATTGTTTGAAGATGTTAAAAACAATAAAGAGTATTTAGATTTATTATTCTTAAGCGTAGAATCGCACTATTATTGGGACATTTCGGATGTTGTGCAAGCAGAGATGTTGCTAGAAAAAAAATGTATCTATTAAAAACAAATGAAAAGTACAAATCATTTTATTTCAAAGCTCCGGATTACTCGTTGTTAATACTTATAAAAACAAGGCTACAAAAACATATAGAAGCTTGGAGAATTGCGGAGCAATATGCTCAATTTGCAAAAGAAGTTGATCTGAATTTTTTAAAAATAAAGGTTGCTTTTTCAAAAGCTCAAATTTTATTAGACTCTTATCCAAAAATGCCTGCCAGAAATATACAAAGTGTGCTTCATGATTTTGATTACTGGTATAAAACTACAAAAGAGAGTAAGCTATCCAATCAATACTTACTCACGTATTATGTTTATTGCAAGATGCTTTTACTTTCTAAAAAATATAAGCAGGCCTATACGTATTTGTCAAATCCGGATTGCAAGCATTATATTAATAGTTTCGCTAAGTGGGATTTGCATGCCTCTATTTATAAGCTTATGAGCGAAGGTAAATTTAAACTACTTTCCGATTATATTATCAAAGTGGAAAAAGAAATGTATAAGCAAGAAAACAGTTTAGTCTTTGAAGATTATAAATGGCTACATGGCATCTGCGCCACAGCATACAAAAACAATGGTTTGCTCTAATTGAAAAGGCTCCCAACACAATGCTTTAAAACTCTAACCTCCATTAAAATTTTTGCATCGTATCGAGAGCCCTTATTTGAACAGTTGTAACGCTTGAAGGTTTAGAAAGTTGCCTTTTAGTCGAGAAGTCTACTAGTCGGTTAGTCCGTTAGCTTTGTTAACTAACAGACTAACCGACTAATTAACTTTTTAACTAATTCTTAATCATTTTTTTGATCTCTTTAGTTTCATTTGACAAAACCTCTACAAAGTACATTCCTGCAGGCAGTTCAGAAATATTTAATTTTGTTTCAACTTCTGTTAAAGCAACTTTTTTTACTGCTACACTATTGTAATTGTAAATTGTTGCAGTTGCGTTTTCTGCATTAGTTAGTTTTATTGTTACTTCTTCCGTTGCAGGGTTTGGATATACCAAAACTTCCAATGCTGTAGATGTGCTTACTTCTGCTTTATACACATTTATATTACTCCCTTCTGCTTTTTCTTCCGGAGATAATGCGGCTCCGCTAAGCGCATACTTTATAATACAACTGTTAGAATTAGCCCCTGTAGCTTTAATTTTTTGCAGAGGATTAGATACTAATATTTTATAATCAATGGCCGATGGCGATAACAGTGCACCAACAAACACCTCTGAGTTATGTGCAAATATTGAAGAACCTGCTGCTCCATAACTTGAAGAGTTTCCAACAATTGCATTCTTCCAAATCTCAGCAAAGCCATTCTTTGTTTTTATTTTGGACATAAATATTCTGTATCCTAAAGAAGAATTTATATCGTTCATAGTATAGCTATAAAAAATATTGTTGTTGTTATCCATAAAATATTTAGTGTCCATACCATCCGTCTCTCCGCGCTTATGGCTTAAATAGTGTGCTTGATAGTTCCCTGATTTATCATACTTAACAAGAATTACACTTATGGTATCCTTCTTTTGCTTAAATGTAATTCCGTTTGTTATTTTATACTGATTAGCAAACGTATTTCCCAATGTATTTACCAAGTAGATATTGCTTTGTTTATCTAGTAATACAGAGCAAAGTCCAACATCTACTTGTTTCTTAAATGTAGTACTCTTCAAATTAGGCTGAAACTTTATCAAAAAATCTGCTGTTGAATCTACTTGAATAGAAGCTCCAAGTAGATTAACCGCTGCACCACCATCTAAGTCAATATTCTGGTTACCAGTTTTTCTGATATTAACAGCCATTAACAAATTTTTAGATGCATCTGATTTTATATCTGATACATAAATATAATTTCCATTAGCCTGAACTATATTGTGATTAACATATTTCAGGTTGCCATCAAACTCCACTACAAGTTGATCTTCGCTATTCATCGATATAACTTTAGATGTATTTGCCGATACTATTTTAAAACTCTTTGCAGTTTCTCCGTTATATTCCATTAATGCAATTAATCCTCCGTTTGTCGTATTTACAATTTTAGCAATACTTAAGCCCGGACTATGAAACGCGGTTGCACCAACAGGAACTACAGATGCACTGCTCATAAAAGAACCATCTTTTCCTAGTCGCATAAAAAGCATGTCGGTATTCGAATGTACAGCACCCGAAGAAACAGAAGTGAAAACTTTCGACTTATACTTAATCTTGCCTCTATATTCCAATGCTACATATAAACCTGCTGACTTCCCTACTTCATTTATTGCCTGTATATTTGCAAATGAATTATTACTTGTAGATAATACATCTAATGTATTTACCCAACTCAATTTTCCATTTATTGTATTGTAAGCTGAAATAGCTTGAAGCCCAACAAAATTAGCTGCAACTACCTCTCCAAACTCCTCATCATAAACATTTTGATAAATATTCTTTCCCTTTACATTTACCTTGAGTGGAGTTGGGTCAAAATCATACGTTTCAGAAGCAAGACTCGAAGCATAGTACAGTTGCTTTCCTAACGTATCTAATCTACTCTTAGTCCAAACTGCATTCTCATCCGTTTCATGAAGAGTAACGCCATTAAGTTGTTGCTTCCATTTTACAGTTGCTTGTGCATTAATTGTTGTGTAGCTCATTGCTGCTAGAGCTAATGAGGCTGCAATTTTTAGTTTTGCTTTCATGTGTTTTTAAGTTGTAATGTTTTGCTGGTTAAGTAAGTTGTAAAAAAAATTGGGTGTGCTGCAGAAACTTCTAACCACAAAAAATATCAACAGCACACCTCTAACCTTTTTGGTGAAGCTAAATTAATGGCAATAAGAAGCACACCCAAACAATAAAGACCAAATAACACAACTATATACAACCACTATATTTATAATTTACATAATAATCAATATTTATATGACTATATTTATGACGTCATAATATTACATATATGAACATAATTGTTTTTTACAACAACCTGTCAGACCAACAAAAACTGAAACTAGCTCGCGATGCGAAAAAATCGCCTTTAAAACAACGATTACTGCAATACTTACAACAAACAGATTCGAATAGCTTTAGCACCAACAAAACAATAGAATACGTTTATGCAGACGAACTAAAAAATGGATTAGAATATAAAATAGCAGAAAACAGATTCTATAAACTACGAAAACGATTTATCGAATTTTGTGAAGAAGAGAATCTAACTCCCAAAAAAGAATTCATTCTTACTGAACAAGAAAAAGAGCTAAACGAAATTTTCTTGGAATCAGAAAACAATAAAGAGCTTAAACTAAAACGACTAAACAAATTAGAAAAAAAATGTTGGGAAAATAATATTTTCGAACTGCTGCCCAAAATACTGTTTTATCAATTTAGACTCGGGAAACCGGTTGCAATTAGTGAATACACAACGGCATCAAAATTAGTAGCCGACCTACACACTACTCAACAAATTATAATAACGCTTCAAGAATTCAGCATTTCCATTAACTCCTATAAAAAAGAAATATATAGAGAACTAAAGCGATTAAAAACAATATATCTGGCAAATAAAAAATTTATACGTTTTAAATACATATACAATTATTATAGTGTTTTATGGAAATGCAACAAAAGTTTTTCAAAAAGCAAACTAGCATATGCAAGAAACTTAAATACATACACATCTATTTACCTTGAATACCCTGATGTTCCTATGATTGAGTATATGGGAAACTACAAAACCGATTTGGAAATTAGAAACATAAATCTTTTAATTCAACACTACAGATATATAAACGATTTTAAAAGAGCGTTACTTTATATAGAGAAGAAGTTTAA contains the following coding sequences:
- a CDS encoding T9SS type A sorting domain-containing protein, with the protein product MKAKLKIAASLALAAMSYTTINAQATVKWKQQLNGVTLHETDENAVWTKSRLDTLGKQLYYASSLASETYDFDPTPLKVNVKGKNIYQNVYDEEFGEVVAANFVGLQAISAYNTINGKLSWVNTLDVLSTSNNSFANIQAINEVGKSAGLYVALEYRGKIKYKSKVFTSVSSGAVHSNTDMLFMRLGKDGSFMSSASVVPVGATAFHSPGLSIAKIVNTTNGGLIALMEYNGETAKSFKIVSANTSKVISMNSEDQLVVEFDGNLKYVNHNIVQANGNYIYVSDIKSDASKNLLMAVNIRKTGNQNIDLDGGAAVNLLGASIQVDSTADFLIKFQPNLKSTTFKKQVDVGLCSVLLDKQSNIYLVNTLGNTFANQYKITNGITFKQKKDTISVILVKYDKSGNYQAHYLSHKRGETDGMDTKYFMDNNNNIFYSYTMNDINSSLGYRIFMSKIKTKNGFAEIWKNAIVGNSSSYGAAGSSIFAHNSEVFVGALLSPSAIDYKILVSNPLQKIKATGANSNSCIIKYALSGAALSPEEKAEGSNINVYKAEVSTSTALEVLVYPNPATEEVTIKLTNAENATATIYNYNSVAVKKVALTEVETKLNISELPAGMYFVEVLSNETKEIKKMIKN
- a CDS encoding T9SS type A sorting domain-containing protein, producing MKTKTKIIASLALTAMSYTTINAQATVKWRTNMQESPFSYFDPSSDEVTTGFTNGVLDTLSNQLYRFSHLDEMEQPQTIDYNPGVAKAIKKGIVIASYNAANGAYVWANELKLISSSGFVYLDQVIPIGNQKGLYAVGRFIGKMTYGTSTFNSKNTAPTPEQESVANDIFIFKIEGTGKLLKAAFIKPTTATPGNYSYVAGLGVDVNGSPVVAFNNETYSSSTQSYDLNPGVVSQNVQFKEGDVAIVKLDANLNYISHNKIEGNGNTVVVRNLVMDAGKNVVINAIYHKGNTAAKADLDAKQAGVQSITIPTGNTEPYNTVLLKYQPNLQLAWSKMFNVGFECNTLVDKLGNIYLGGLLGSYESTLKITFAPNAQVIASSTKATIFLAKFDKMGNSKSLFTDLRPSISSANGNDFYIDSKNNIYFAGNDVKDLYIIKLRSNPQTHAFTQVWKNRIKATSAAVGYVAAPLIIAHKNNVYVTGIYTIGTFKYLVNAPTSTFKVTKNYSDVTLCYSLSGSALSPEEQADENYSNKYKTVSSEVSSLGVAVYPNPATEDLTVKTTLTESAVITIYNYNGIAVRTIAVTEAETKLNISELPAGMYFVEVISNETKEIKKLIKN